AGAAAGCCTTACCATCACAAAGCCCATCACCGCTGCGCCCACAGCCATTCCGCTTCCCAAAACCGCACAATTCTTCACCCAAGACCACTTCTTCACCCAGGCCTCCACTCTCCTCTCTTCCCTCCCACTACCCTCCGTCGTAATCGCCGCTGCCTCCATCGGTTCCTTCTCCTCCACCACCGGATCAGAAAAATTGCTTTGAGCCTCTTCATGATGAACCGGCGAACCTACGTCAGTCAACCACCCCTCATCACCGTCTTTGAGGCAGGATTCGGTACAAAAACACTGGGATGTGGCATCGAATGGTCGGTCCGAGGCAGAAGTTGTACGGTGGAGCCAATCATGGAAGCTTTGGAAGTCAGCCTGGAATCGTGCAAGCAAGTGGTCTATTTGGTGGGGATGGGAAAGGGGGCCGGAAGCCGTCTCCGCGATGAAGCGTTTGTTCAAGAAGAGGAAGCGTTGGTGGATGTCGTCAGAGAGGGGTTGTCGGTAAGGAGAGTTTGGCGAGAGGTTGAAGAGACGAACGAGATCGGATTCGAGTTCCAGGAGTTTCTTTTGCAAGTTTGCGTATGGGCCTGCCATCTCTGTAGGGGAGGGGGTGTTGCATCTGGCCTTCCACCGTATCAATGAATAATGGATTGGATTCTTCCACTTGGGCAATTTTGTGGGACGTGTTATGAGGGATTGTGACCATTATTTCAAGAGACACGACCTTTGaattaacccaataaaatcTCTACGCCCAAATATTCAGTATAATTATGAGATAGCATATTCACGTATATATATCGATTATCACAATTCaatttacaattattttttaaaaaaattatgaaaaaaaatcactgatatttttgtttccccccccccccccccccccccccaaaaaaaaaaaaataaagcttTACTCTGCATCTACTCTTCAATAATTCATCCAAAATTACATCATCAATCAGACATTGCTTCATCCTTTTTCGTCGAGACATGAATGACCTCAAGAAACTCAATCTCAGCCGCCATTCTCGTCTTCCTAAACCTCGtaatcttctcttctcttcagcCTCTCCGCCCACTCAAACCTGTCCCAGGAACGCCCTGCAACTGGGACCCCTGCTCCAATTTGCTCGGCTCACTGGTCGGAGAGGCGGTCGTCACAAATTACGATGCCAACCCACCCGTGCTGCAACTCGCTGATCGAACTGGTCGACGTCGAGGCTTCTGCTTGCCCCTGCGTCGCCATCAAAGCCAACCTTCTGGGCATCAATCTGAAAGTCCCGCTTTCGTTGAATCTGCTTCTCAGTGCCTGCATGTGGAAAGGCGCTCCCCTCATGGTTTCCAGTGTTCTTGTTAATTAGCAAGCTTCTTCTgttcatttcttcttcatcagATCGTTAGTTTCTTATTAATTAGTTTGTTTCAGAAGCTTCTTGGTGGTAGCTATAGGATTAAGAATAAGAACTAAGAAGCCTTCGTTGTCACGCAACCTACCAATTTCCAAATTGAATGAAAAGCTAATTAAGCTAAGGGATTGTTCAgctgttgaaattttttttttttgttttataattttaatttttcattaaataattaaatctctcattaaaaaattgagaactcagtttttaattttttaactttataccataaattaaaaaaatatattatttttaatattcttaagttttttaaaaataaatactatgatgttttgaaacataaaagcTTAGGAAgtctttaattataaaattagaattaaatttgcttaattaatttcttgaatttatgcaTGCATGTGCAAACGGGACttgatatatataattctataattaagctgttttttttttatctccaacTCACCTGTTAAATTGCTTTAATTACTGAtattttactatatatattattatatacagGTTACTTTTGGCTTTACTATTGTCAATTTAGAGATGAAGGCGGATGATCTTACTTGCTGCCCAACCCACAACCCGTGCTAAAAATTTTAGTTGTATGAATTTGAAAATACTACAATACAATGTAAATGTAAACTTTTACTTAGAGGGTTAACATAGGTCAGTTTACTGATAATTAGAAGCATGTGATGGAAGAATTAACCTTCATGgagcttcatatatatatatatatggctaaaTCTTCATCTTCACTCTCACActgtaaacatatatattattagttgACTAGCTAGTCTAATTGGGGTGTCATGCTTGTGGGTGAGAAAAAAGAGTCGTTGATCCTagttttctaatatatatatataactgtttTACAGATCTTAATTATCTAGATAATCAAAAACAAAAGTCAGGGAAGAATgaaaaaatcatcaaattagtatCAGTTGTGAGAGGGCGGCCGAGTCCTCGGCCGAGAATAGTCGGAGAAAAGGCCTGGGCCAGCAGGACGATCAGGTTTCTGCAGCCTATTATTAGAAGAAACTGAAACGAGAGGCTTtgcggcagcagcagcagctgttgcatcttctctctcttccatttccttccatttttcatttaatccCACTCGAGTCGAACCCGTGTTGCTGATATTCACCTTCTCAAACACCTGCTGCGACCACACGTTCATTTAGATTTATTTCTAATACAATGTTACCAGAAGAAAGCCAGTTCTTGTCTTGAACATTGAAACGAAATGCAAACGTATCCGTATGCAGTTTTTGTCCTTATTTTTTGcgaagaaatatatatgtatatgaggatgcatgcatgcatatttGCGTGGCACCAACCTTGATTGGAGAATGAAACAGCCTGCTGCTGAAACCAGCTCCATTGATGACAAACCGGGCATCGCATGCACGCAGGGAAAAGTAAAGGGAGAAGATGAAAATAGAAGAGATCATGGTGGACATGATATTATCAGATCAAGGATCTAAAAGCTTCTAAATTGCAGGAAACAACAGTACATGTAAAAGGGCTTGGATGGatgtatattaatatatatacatacctccTCGATCGACTTAATTTGCAAGAATAActttatactatatatatatatatatatatttctgtagtacagaatgatatatatattaaattgagGTGCTCCAATTAGAGTAAAAAAGAGGCTGCCTAATAGACCCCGCAACAAGTCAATGTGCGGTaaagagcaaaaaaaaagatcaagatCAATGGCAATCTTCCTTGTTCCCCCTTTGGCTGCTGCAGAGAAAAGAAACTCAATTAGATGTTAATAGTAGATTAGTTTTGTAACAATTTAtcgaagaaatatatatatatatatatatatagcattagCGTGAAAGTTTGTCGCAGACAAGCAGAAGCAGGCGAGTGAGAACGGAAGCCAAGAGAGGCAGGCaggcacacacacacacacacccccatTTAATTGTTTCCATCTATCGATTAACAAAATTTGTTGTCTGTTGGGTTTGGTCTCAACATTTCATGCTTCAGTGTGGCTCCGTGTCTCTTGCTCTTATTCCCAATCCCGACAATTACTACGAAAAATTCAAAGGTAAAAAGGTTGTTGTTACCATTTgacttagtgatatttttttataataatattttcgcTAACTATTTCATAAAATTACTCACCTTACTTTAATAAGTTTTACTTTCTCTTTCATGGTAAgttcaagaaaaaagaaaaaaagaatagttTAATGCATCAGAAACAGAATCAAAGTCAGTTTGTCGCGTAAACCCGTGGCAGAATTGCTAGTGGATCGGCGCCGTTGTCTCTGCGGCGGTTTCTTACTATTTGGGGGCCATGTGATGTGAATGAGAACAAATGAATCCACGATAattggaaatatatatacattaaagtaaaaatttggGAAACCCAGTACCCGGAGCTTAgtattttttgagtattttaaataaattttaatatttattaacattAGACACGTTAGCAAGTTTGAAAATTCCACTAAATCAAACCGTAAGCATTATCCTTAAATGTACCAGATAAATCACAAGATAAAAAAGACCAAGATGATGTACCATTATCCCATTGTCTACAACATtcatattttacaagttgtgaaCCACTTTAATAGAAATTTGGTTATGCTTACGTTTACAGCATGTTATTCAACCCCCTCAAAAAATCCcataaaacacataataataataaagacaaGGTATATTTATACAGTTATTTCTCTTCCGGTGTATGGTTTGCCTTTATATACAGACATGAAAATTAAAGCTTGTGGACATTCATCAGACAGCAAGGTGGAGGTTTACAAACCACTAGCAGTATGTCTCCAGAGCCTTCAAAATCTTAGGCCATCCTCCACTTTGAGTGCTTTGGGTCATGGACCACGACAAAAAAAATAGTCATTGGTAATCACATCTGGAGCAAATTGTTCACAGTAACTGTGACAGAATTTGTACGCTGCAAATCCTGCAACATTTTGGTACATTTTAGTTTCCAACCAAGTAGAGAGTTCTAACAAAAGGAACCATGAAGTTTGCACAAGGAACCATCCCCATCTAGTTAAAAACCTTGTCCACCTCAAGGGTTGGACTGCTAAAAGACCATAATGGATTGCTCTACCATTAGAGTTCAAATGTCTTTTAAGGGTGACGCTACTCGCAAATTTCTGTGTGTTCACCTGGTTCACATGATTTTTGAGTTACTACTCATGCCCAGTGAGTTTGCAGAGTGTACTAATGGGCAAATTCCGTCTACCCATAAAAAGCTGCAGACATAGAGTCATGTTGACCCTTGCAAGTGTGGCTTTCAAAGTAGCTAATGAAACACTACCTAGATCTGGTCCTAATTTAACAGGATATATATAATGCTCAAGGAAACCCAAAGGTTATAAAGGAAACATACTAACTAAGCACTACTTCAAAAGTTGGGCTTTGTTTTATTACTTCAAACATACTGAGTTTACACCTCATGTAAACTCAGTACtacaattttatataataacaTCAAGAAAACAGGCAGTGATAAACAGACCGACAGTGAGAGGAAGGGGGGACGAGATCCCCTTTTAGTTTTAAAGAAACTAAAGAAGTTCTAAACTGGTGCATCATAACCCAGAGGAGAAGTTCCGTGAAAAGAAGTGTAGGGTCTCTTAGAAATGCATGGAATCAACGAGAGAAAGACCACAACTTTACTCAAACAAATACCTGGAAAATTAGTTCATCAGGAATGTGTGGAAGTACCTCCCGCACCGTTCCAGCCATGGCAAgtatatttgatatattatcATTTTCAGCTTCTGAGGCAGCTGTCATGTGTAAACCACCTACATTTCCAGGGTATCTTGCAGAACCGGCAGCAACAGGTGAATTGGATGTACCAGGCTGAGATGGATCTATTGGCCAAAGGCTCCAAGCACCATCTTCAAGGGTAGTTTGGTCATAGGTTTCTCCAACTGCTGCAAGAAGTCTCATCATCATTTGAACTCTCCCCAGTCCAACCGGTCTGCTACCAGTAGATGGATCGGCTACATCTAGACCTTGACCAGTCCAACTACGTAACCTAGTTGAATCCAGTCCTCTCCTCCTATATAAAGTATAAAGTCAAGCCAAAGTAAACACAAACCACTCCAGATATACACATTGTTTTGATTACTCTCAAAGTAGAAAAATGCATACAAACtagttaaaaatgaaaatatgaaaaaagaaagaggataTGAGATGGAACACCAAGGAAACCAATGAATTGTGAATTGCTACACTTATTTAAAAGAGGTTCACCATTTTGAGCCATAAGCAACAAGAATCCACTTTGTGAAATGATATCCAGCGTGGACTAATTATACAGATTAGAGCTGAGGACACAAACCTCCGAGCACCAGTCTCTATAGCATCACGCATCTGATTGGGGAAAAATTGTGTGGGAACAGTATGACCGGGAGGATTATGTGGGTCAAGGACAGAACTTAATTGAAGGGCAAGTTGCTCATTGGTTGAAACATGTACTGTGCGGGGATTTGCTTCATCTTCAGATCTGCCCAAATGAAGTGGTTTTCGGCAAGTAGGACATGAATAATTCCCATTTAAACCTTGATCCATCCTAAAATTGAACAGTCAGTATCAGCTCTTAGATCTGAACTTTGGCAAGTATAATAGCATTTACAATAAGCTATATAGGTCATACCAAGATCTTAAACATGCTAGATGGAAAAGATGATTACAAGATAGTCTCTTAGCTTTTGCCATTGGTTCCTGTAATTTAACCATCCATCAAAGATTGTAGACAAATAGATAAATCAAATAGACATAGGAATGGACAAAATAGTAAGCTTACCCTACAGATAGCACAATCATCATTGTATGCTCGTATCTCTTCAGATGTTGCATCAGGAAGTGCCCCATGAAGGGCACCTAAAGCTATCCTCAATCTAATAAATCCTttcatatgttttataattGCACCTAACAAGGCCTGTCACAAAATATATTAAGTAAaagaataatcaaaacaaaaatgaaactGGATATCAGAACAACCAAGTCAAACAAATGTTTTATCAgaataaagaaatagaaaagcaTTTACGCGTATATTGAGGAAAAGAACTGCATCCACAAGATCAAACGCCATGCCATGAAGCCACCAAATATGCACATAATGACCAAGCGCCATCAACAATGTCATCATATCCAGAAAAAAACCCAAGTTCCGGCTAAGAATGCATTTCCATTCCCACAAGGAACCTGCAGTCCTcattaagaacaaaaaataaaaaatctaatccACAGCAGAATCGGGGATGACCTTGACCTTTAGAAACAGCagtaacaacaataacaatagaaCACAAACAACTGGGGTAAAATCATGGCAAGCCTCAACTTTAGAAAGATTAACAATTAGATAAAGGTTGCCAAGATTACCcaccaacaaaaagaaaaaaagttcaatttgaAATTACCACCAATGTTTAAAgctttaaagaaaaagaatgaagaacTGTGTCCTTTATTGACCAGACATATCAAGCAACCTCAGCATAGGAAAAAGAGACCTTATATTATATGCACCACAAAAAATTCCCATAAGTATCTCCACAGTTTTTGTGGAGTTAAAGTAGAAGGCAGTTACCCGTACTCTGAAGAATGAAAAGTCTGATAACCACATTCCATGTATATCCAACAAACATAATGAGCAGCATCAAGAATTCCCATAATTATCATCATGGTTTTTGCATAGTTAATGTAGAAGGCAATTGCCCATAGTGTGAAGAATGGCCATAAGTTTGATAACTACATTCAATACATATCCAACAAATATACTTATTGGACAAATCCAAACATGTGGCACACAACATGTGGTGCATGTATAGGTGATGGCAAGTGGGACACAAAAATTTACATGTCAGGCGCATCATATCAGTGTTAAAAATATGTTGATTGAAGTTGGAAATACTTTGTACCTTTGGTGTTTCTCTATGACTAGGATTTTTTATTTGGGACTGCAAAGAGAGGAGAATTTGGGAAGGAGGGAAAGAATTCAGCAGGGAAGCAAAGGGAAGAAATCTCAATGTATAACTCCAAGTCAATGTTCACATCCATAAAACTTATTTGTAGgctaaagaaaaatcaatcaaagcaaattataaataaaaaaataaaggatgAAAGCTAAGttctaaatcaaaattaaaacaaataaaacaaaagaaaataatcaccATAACTCATAATTCTAATAGATTGCCCCCAATAGGAAAAAACTCATCCTTGAGTTATTGGACTCTCATTGCTCAATTCGCCCAACCACGAACTGAGTGGTTGGATGGCCTTAAAAGTTCACATCTGCAACCAATGCCTTCATAGATGGCTAAGTGCAGCTTCAATTGCTTTGGACAGTGACAATAACACCCttgatagaaaattataaatttggtCAAGGAGTTCAAAGATCGAAGACAATGGGTGAAgcctatttcatgtttctacaaGCTGCTCTTGAACTGTCTCAGCCCATATGCCATTCTGAGTTGGCTGGATGCAGGAAGCAATGACATTTGGCATTGTCTACACAAAGTATATAAAGAGCCAGACCCACATTCTCATGTTCCTTAGCCCAAGTTTTCACCTACTCATACAAAGCAACAGCCCAATTTTCACCTTCACATTTCCCGGCCAACTCTTTCCTCTTTCTGACCAGATAAGATGTTGTTTTTCTTAACATGTTTTAACTGTTTATTAAGATGGCTTTTGTGTTtataggaaaaggaaaaagatagTCACGTTTACAGTGACAAAGCTTGGCAAGACATATCTTCTCTGCATGACCATGAAATATTTGGTTTGAGGGATTATGAGAGGAAAAACCAGtacattttcatcatttttggGAGCAATAGGCAGATAAAGATAAGCAATGCAACCAGAGAGCCTGAGAATCCACAAACCCCTACTAAcagaaaaataaagtattacttatataaaaagaaaaccaaatatACACATGTACATATTGTTGGTTAAGAACTACCTGAAGCAGATACATCAAAGAGTTTAGACATATGGCAGTTGGAGCTGTTCCCTGCCGAGTGAAGAAGCCATATATCAAGCAACTGAAAACCATGCACTACAATAGCCTACAGACATATTGCAGAAGAAAGAATAACTTGAGTTTATTGCATGTTCCACAGGGAAAAAGTAATGGATTAACAAAGATCTAACTGTTATGAATAAAAAATCCCTAGCAAGACTACCTGTAAGGTCTCAAAAGCAATACTAAGAGGCTCGAAGAATAACAACAGAAACACATGCGATTCTAATGTTCTGTGCATCAGCAGACACATCTTTATCCTGCAAGTAGAAAAATAGTAAGACAAAAAGAGAATAAtcacatatttttaacactTTCGGGAGTAAATGAAAACTTGAGAAAAAACTATCCTGGACATTAACTATGTGGTCAGCAAGAGATAAATTTCAACAATCACCATTCACAACTTCTAAATGATTAAAGTCGGAATTAACATATTGCCTACTCCTACTTGATTTGGATTTCTTCTAGAACATTGTTCtaaatatatgataattaaGGCACAAATAAGTTATCAAACACTTTTGCTGATCATACATACTTTATGAAAATATCACTTAAATTTTGCTACTGACAATACACAAGATCTATCAATTCCTGTTGGCTAGTAAGGAACACCACCCACACCCACCCAACAAGGAAAACAGAACCCTCAAAACATAAAGTTGGAGGTCAGCGATCCTTGTCATTACTGAAACTGAGAAAAGAATAAAACTAACTTTGACATGTTGCTGAAATATATAACTTTTGATCAATTCTGTTAGTAATTCTGTGctctatctttttttcttttttcaagtaCTTTTGtgctttatctttttctttttttttcttattgttcAAAAAATTGCTGATGTTTTATTTCCTGTTAAACTGTTCTGTGTTAATCCAATAattatacacaaaaaaataattaactctCAAGTGCCCTAGCTCAACTGTTCCCGTTTTAATGCAATGCAATTACAGATAAGCCAAAATACTGAACTCCCAAGAATACACCTCCTAAGAAGATGAAATGTAATATGAGCAATTATTTCTGGCTCCTCAGGGAAATCAAATTTTGCTTATTCTACCAGTAAGCTTTAAACAATGCTTTTCtgatttaaaagaagaaaatgatctttcctagATATAAGGAACAAGAAACACAAATAAGAAGACAAGTACTCATGGGCACAACCAAAACAAGTTTCTGAATCTCTTCTTCCTGCAATAATGTAGCTTTGTTTAATCATTATAACTGTTTCTTTCCAATAGCAActttttttgtttccaaaagGTGAATGGTTTACATCacacacatttattcaaaaatcCAGAGCtgatgttttctttataatgcATTTCAACTTTCAACATCATAATGCATGAAATAGAAATTGCTAAAATCAACTATTTTTCTACAACAAAATCAAGGGTAATTAAGACCAAAAAGAAGTTGCAATAAGCTTGTAAAAGATTAGAAGTTTTAAGCAGTACCAGAGCAAGTCACTAGATATGACAAACAACAATGCAGAATATACACGAAAATACGTCCATGGAGTTGCAGAAGGAGATGCATTCAACTGTTCTAGTCGATCTCTAGCCAAAGCTTGAAACATCTGTATATTGTAAAAATCATGAGAGCATGAACTATAAGCCAATTAGGTCCATAAAATCCAATTACAtctaagaaaataattcatatacCTTTAATGAACAGAGGATAATCAGCCATGTGGACCATAGACATACTTGAAATATAGTAGGAGGGACAATCAAGGGAAGAAATGTTCCCTGCTCAATGGTCACCAATATGCAGATGGTAGTTAAACAAGAATAAAGATTATGTTAATAAGAGAACAAGCAGCAATTTATCCATATTAATACATTTTACACTGAAAATGAAGGTGTACATAGATAGTAGGTAAAGCTCTTTCCAAATGCTAAACCCCTTATAAGAATTTTCAGGTTGGTAGGAGGTTTGTCCcaaaatttgatgtttgatgggtaatgtaattaatttgtgtTGCTTCATAATATTAGTACAAAGCAACATATATGTTGGTTTAAGTTCTTGGTTGtattatgatatatattttagctCCATAAAGCACCACCCCCAACCAACACCCAaatcagaatttttttttctctaggcAATctggttttttattttacatttcataGTTTAGCTCTAGTTTTCCCCTAATGAAGGcaaaaatcaaaaccctaaATCCTTCACCTGTCTCAATGCTGTgcaaaaaagttcaaaaatgCAAATGTTATGTATGTCTATGCTGGTTacttgattttgaaatattatcaTTTTGTTAGGTCATGTTCAATTGgttatttaggcaaaattgattattttctaCTTTTCACTTCATAATTAAGAGAAAGAATAACTCAACTTCCCAAGAGCAAGAATCCAAACATTTCATTATGAGTTATCATCTATGACAACAAcctagaaaagaaaacaaaccaCAAGGGCAACCaagaatataacaaaaaaaagtacaaTTGTGTCAACCATTGTGGTTAACACAAACGAGCAACCCTAAACAAATATATATCCATTCCATCCATTTGCTGAAGATTAAGAATATTTGCCTTGTAAATAACATAGTTAACAAGTCGCTCCACCAGCTTCCAGGTTTCTGAAGCGTGTAACTCAGTAAAGAATATGGTCTGCCAAAGAGAATAAAGATCATATCAATCAAGTAATGAGCTcatgtaaaatattatttcacCAATGGAACCCAGagattcaaaaaataaataagtgcATAAATCTAAAACAAACCAACCCAAATGAACGGCACCCACTATAATATAGAGAAGTGCCACAGAACTAACAGTTTTTTATCATTATGTTATGCACCTGGATGATCATGGActcaaaacaaaatgatttcTTACTAATGTTGTTCAATTAGCAGTCatgttacaattttttttttttacaactaaagAAAGGATGATAAGGGGCTAATCCTATAAAAAGCAAAATGACAACAAAATCTGACTATCTTCAAGGGAAAGGAGAAATGCTCCCTTATAGAATTGAATCAGAGtcagtttcttttttcttttaagggAAAAAATGCAATGGACTCTTTTAACACTTCAAAgttcttttgttctttctcatcATATACACCAGTTTACACCTTAAGGAGTACTTTCCCAAACCAATCTTCCTCCTTGGCAACTCCATGCCCGAGTGTGAAAAAAGATCTAATATTGAAGCAGGGATTACCCAAGAAACTCCAAAAGCCTTGAAATAAGACAACTTGTCCATCAAACCACTGGAAGCCACTCTGGACAGCACTCTAGCTCTCCAAATAGTCTACCAACGAAAGCTAGTCACCCCTCCATCGCTAAGCACCTCGTAGAAGGACCAAATAGGTAAAGTCAgcgttctaaaaggcgctaggcgctagtcgggcgccaggctggggcctagcgcctagcgcctaagcaactgctattttttttttttttttttaaacttgtgatgtaatttgacattattttcaattaaatcaaagttgaaaagcattaataatgcaacataaaccaataatacaacaataatagaatgacaagtgaaatatataattaagcatgagaaaacAGCATTTTAATTTAGTCATACAATCAATACTATAAGCAACCAGCTAAGTGGATTTcttgaaaatattatagaatatatatacttaataataaaaactaaatataaatctaataattatatataaatagaaaagaaaaataaaataaaacaaaaaatgaaaaacaaaaacagaaaccGAAACAAAAACGCACAAACGCCCCAataaccagagagagagaggttacgaCGGAGATGGAGCTTGCCGCGGCGGAGATGGAGCTCGACGGCGAGGATGGGGGCGGCGGCAACAATGCTGAGGCAACGAGGACGAGGAGGATGCGACGGATAAGAGGCAGTgacgatgaagcttggcggcgaGGATGGAGCTAGACGCAATGACGGCAGTGAGCTACTGGCAGGCCAATAAAGCTTGGCGGCGTTGAGGCGGCAGCGTTGAGGTGAGAAGAGAGTGGGAGGGGGGGACGTTGAGGGGTTCGATTTAATGATTTAGTAAAAAGAACCCTAAAAATGGCTGATATTTAAAGCCAATGAATTGGGCGCCTAGGCGCGCGGGTTGACTAGGCACCGCCTAGGCCGCCTAGGCGCCCAAGCCAGCCGATTACTCGGGTCGTCGCCTAGGAGGCCCGACTAGGGCAGTTTCGGGGCGGCTGCCTAGGCCGATTTATAGAACACTGGGTAAAGTCCCTCTCCTGATGGAGAGCCATGCCTAGTTGTTCTTCCCTTGGCTGTTAATGAACTGATCATTAAGTactcaaggaaaaaaaaataaaaaacaaacatgTAGTGGATTTTCCAATCTTGGATACTATACTTCAAGAATTGTAACAACATAATGCCCTCCTATGTCAATAATATGCCTAGCTAATTAGAAGGTCGTGGTCTGAACCATGTTATGAGATTGTTGGAATCATGCTTATGAGTTTCCATTTCCTTATAATATTTggataatttataaaacaaaagAGGGTTATTTTCCACCTCATAGGTAGGATGAGATAAACCTTAAGATGTAAAAGCAATTAGCCTCTTGGaggttatttaatatttgatccCCCCAAGACCCTCCCTCTCGATCATTTCATGTACATCTCC
This genomic stretch from Diospyros lotus cultivar Yz01 chromosome 1, ASM1463336v1, whole genome shotgun sequence harbors:
- the LOC127809862 gene encoding E3 ubiquitin protein ligase RIN2-like isoform X1, which translates into the protein MGVRCLSISAVCTLLSFIGLQYWTELSLQKLTSYGSIGMDFFRPGNAFRQLSSSQVTIALLANLALNIFVLLILGLKTIFFTELHASETWKLVERLVNYVIYKGTFLPLIVPPTIFQVCLWSTWLIILCSLKMFQALARDRLEQLNASPSATPWTYFRVYSALLFVISSDLLWIKMCLLMHRTLESHVFLLLFFEPLSIAFETLQAIVVHGFQLLDIWLLHSAGNSSNCHMSKLFDVSASGSLWEWKCILSRNLGFFLDMMTLLMALGHYVHIWWLHGMAFDLVDAVLFLNIRALLGAIIKHMKGFIRLRIALGALHGALPDATSEEIRAYNDDCAICREPMAKAKRLSCNHLFHLACLRSWMDQGLNGNYSCPTCRKPLHLGRSEDEANPRTVHVSTNEQLALQLSSVLDPHNPPGHTVPTQFFPNQMRDAIETGARRRRGLDSTRLRSWTGQGLDVADPSTGSRPVGLGRVQMMMRLLAAVGETYDQTTLEDGAWSLWPIDPSQPGTSNSPVAAGSARYPGNVGGLHMTAASEAENDNISNILAMAGTVREVLPHIPDELIFQDLQRTNSVTVTVNNLLQM
- the LOC127791563 gene encoding uncharacterized protein LOC127791563 encodes the protein MSTMISSIFIFSLYFSLRACDARFVINGAGFSSRLFHSPIKVFEKVNISNTGSTRVGLNEKWKEMEEREDATAAAAAAKPLVSVSSNNRLQKPDRPAGPGLFSDYSRPRTRPPSHN
- the LOC127809862 gene encoding E3 ubiquitin protein ligase RIN2-like isoform X2, producing the protein MGVRCLSISAVCTLLSFIGLQYWTELSLQKLTSYGSIGMDFFRPGNAFRQLSSSQVTIALLANLALNIFVLLILGLKTIFFTELHASETWKLVERLVNYVIYKGTFLPLIVPPTIFQVCLWSTWLIILCSLKMFQALARDRLEQLNASPSATPWTYFRVYSALLFVISSDLLWIKMCLLMHRTLESHVFLLLFFEPLSIAFETLQAIVVHGFQLLDIWLLHSAGNSSNCHMSKLFDVSASGSLWEWKCILSRNLGFFLDMMTLLMALGHYVHIWWLHGMAFDLVDAVLFLNIRALLGAIIKHMKGFIRLRIALGALHGALPDATSEEIRAYNDDCAICREPMAKAKRLSCNHLFHLACLRSWMDQGLNGNYSCPTCRKPLHLGRSEDEANPRTVHVSTNEQLALQLSSVLDPHNPPGHTVPTQFFPNQMRDAIETGARRRRGLDSTRLRSWTGQGLDVADPSTGSRPVGLGRVQMMMRLLAAVGETYDQTTLEDGAWSLWPIDPSQPGTSNSPVAAGSARYPGNVGGLHMTAASEAENDNISNILAMAGTVREDLQRTNSVTVTVNNLLQM